The sequence below is a genomic window from Xiphophorus maculatus strain JP 163 A chromosome 18, X_maculatus-5.0-male, whole genome shotgun sequence.
GGCCACAGTCGTGGTTCAAGAAGATAAGCACATCCATCAGTTGTGTTTAATTCAAAGAATTACTGCATGTGTTCCTGCAATGTTCTTCTGTCTTCTTAAATGATGACAGTGGTTAATTCAATTTTACAACCTAACCTGCATGGGGTAAAAATAATGGAGTGCATCAGTTTCCGTTATTGTGGGGTTTGAAGAGTTTGAGCAGAGGAGTTTAGAAAATGTCAAGTTTGCACCTTCGTTTGCTTTCCATTCCCTGGAGGGCTCCTGCTGttgtgaatcttttttttttcactgccctttctaaatatggaaaaataaagacttgtcatataaaattacaaacatcTGTCCAAGATGTTTAAAATCACTGCCAAGGTTTTCATTCCTGATTTGCAGTTTATTATAGTTGACCAGATATCCTAAGAATCAGTTTGACCCCAGAACTAAAGTCAATTGAAACTTGaagtattttcaaatgtttagaaACTAATTCCTTTTactagaaattattattttgttcaaatatttatctcagtttattaaaaacaccTTACTAATAGGAATAAACTAATGTTGAATGGTAAAATGCATTGGTACAGAGTGGTTTGTTCACATTTGTGAAGCAGACAGTAAAATGAAAGACGTTAATTTCCCAGTTTTATTCTCACTTCAACACAACAGCCTCCAAGGTGAGGAAAAAGTTGATCATATTTACAGACTATTTACAAGTATAtgttaaaaccaaataaatgttaacagcaacaacaacatttaatttacatgGAAAGGCAAAAATTATTTGACCTgcacttttaaatatttcatgcgAGTATTAATGAGTCACTGTGATACAATAAAATgctatttctttttcaattagACTAAAATATCCTTGCCTGTAAAAATCGGGCATTATTGGGTCTTAAGTGGAGAGAAGGGTCACAAATCCAGCACCATAAAAGCATCCATTATTGCAAAACACACGTCACTGAATCTGCTCTGACTGGCTTGTTTTGCCAAAAAGTGCTTCcagaataaagaaagaaaaaacaaaagctacaaTACTTTTTGAGACCTTAAATAGGcaacagaaggaaacaaaaataagcatGTTCCCTGAGGTAAATACAGACATAATGGCACAATCTGTGAAAATGAATATGTCTGCATCCATACTTTTGTGGCTCAGGGCAATGCAAATGTTTCATTGACAGTAGATGCGCATATTCCTCTCTTCTCCCTCAAAGTCCTCTTTTTTCCATACAGCAGTGCTAAAACAAGAACTTTGAGCTTCACAGTCTGTCTCAGGTAAAAATGCCTGAAATCCATCTAGTGGCTCCAGTCACGGTGGAACATCATgggtttttctgaaaaaatagaagaagaaaaaaaccgaTGTAATTAAAGCCTGTAAAAATGGAGGTTCCTTTGTTTGCATGCAGTACCTCAATGACTGCATAGATCCAGTTGAGCATGTTATCCACGTTGCTGTAGACGCCAGGCCGGTTTTCCCGCGCGCAGCCATCGCCCCAGCTCACCACTCCCACCAGATACCACTGAGAGGCGGAAAGATACACCAAGGGGCCTCCGCTATCGCCCTGCAGTTTGAGCCACAACACAGATGGCttagtattaaaaaaatctcagacaTTTGCGAGAACAGAACAGTAACGATGCATCGTCAAGTAGctaaatttatacatttaaatcaggggtctcaaactccagtccttgagggccgcagtcctgcacttttagatgtgcctctgctgcaccacacctgaatataataattaggtcattagcaaggctctggagaactgatctacacaaggaggatgtaattaaaccatttcattccagtggttTGTACctgaggcacatctaaaagctgtaggtctgtggcccttgaggactggagtttgagactccTGATTTAAATGGACCCCGACTGCAACTCATTACCTGGCAGGAATCCACGCCTCCCTTCAAGTTGCCAGCACAGACCATTCTTTGCGATAGCATGGTGGCATAAATACTGGAACATGTATTTCGATCAATCATCTCAATATTAGCCTTTTGCAGTGTAGTTGAAATTTTCCctgaaaaggtaaaacaaatCTGCTGTAGCATTAGATTACCAAAgcaaaacttcttttttttttcctcccttggTTCATGTAAGAGTCTCACCATTTTCTCTCAGCAGTCCCCAGCCTGAAACAACCACAGGAGCCTTGTCAGGAAGGAGAAGGTCTTTAGGAGGGAGACACACCGGCTTACGTTTATCTGATCATGAAGAAAGTTACAAAGGTGAGTTGAATTAGCTGCTTTTTCAAGCATTTACTATTAACATGACCAGAATGCGTAAGAATCTCTACAGAGAagcagtcaaaaaaaaaaaaaaacaagttcatcagcttgttgatttaaatttaaaattacattgcAGTTTGAAACACTGAGCACTAGATGTCAGTAAAAGGCTCTTGATAAATGTTCAGTAATTGTGGGATAAATGTACAGAAAGGTCATCTGACCTTTAAGAGATGGATCTGAGCGTGTTAAGATTTTGCGTGTTTTTAGGTGTACAGTGTTAAAGCCTAACCTCCCACTGAGATCGGGCTGCTCAGCCTCATCATTGCCAAGTCGTAGTCGCTACTGGCTTCATCGTATTGATCATGGATTATGATCTTGTCCACAGAAGAGCCTCCTAATGTGGTCAAGTATGTCTCTCCTGACATCACTGTCCACCGACTCAGCTCTTTGTTACTGCTGCAGGGGCCCGAGAATAAGGtagggagagagagaggtgggAGGAAGGGGGTTTAATATTTCCAAAATTCACAAGAAATGGCGAACAGTGGTGATTTTACTAACCTAAAGCAGTGGGCGGCAGTGACAATCCAGCGTGATGACACCAGTGAGCCGCCACATCTGTGCCCGCCATTCTGCAGGCTCACTTGCCAGGGATATTCCTCTATATGGGCATCCACGCCACCAACGATGCGCTCCAGATTGCCCCCCACTCCACAATCTGACCAATACAGCAATTTTTATGAGAAACGGGTTTTAATGGCACCACCCACCAGCAAATTTTGTAAATAACTTTTGTCCTGCTCTATAACAGTGCTTAATTTTAGATCATAAGGTTGACAAATGATCACATAATGATCACAAATGTTTGTCTTGTAATACTTGGTATGTGTTTGATAAATGCATATTAAAAGTATGTAATATATAGAGTAACGAGGATGGTTTTATAGTCTGTACAAATGGATAAAATAACAGTGGCgtaaatgcaagaaaaacaatctCTATAAAGATTGTGCTCATTATTATGTATGGTAGAGGGGGACGTGAACTCTTAGTATCCTAGCAACAGGAATAAACACAATCTGTGATGAGTTTCTAGGAGTTGTTTAGGTCTGCATGTGTGAAACTTGTCACCTCCAATGCTCACAGCCACTGAAACCTATTTTATGTCATGAAAACCCTGGAAACAATGCAGTCACATGACACACTGGTTTTCTAAAACCAGAACTCACCTGAGCACGTCAAAGAGACCACAGATCCAGTGCGGCACACGCTGCTGTtggtggaaaaaagaaagggtGATAAGCCAAGAACTGTATATGCTAATGTAACCGAAAACAACTTAAATGATGGACATGTAGGAATAATCTTTCCCCTGCTTCTCTAACTTCAACCCATGTTGAACTATGCCTCAGTTTTCGTTCCGTTTTATCTGGGTATAGCACCTGTTTGTTCACTTTCGTAGAAAATGCATTTAAGGAACAAAAACTGGACTTTTTTCTGCACTACAGTGGCTTACAGGAACAGAaactttgtaaagaaaacacaacaagagtcaaaaagaaaagtggaggGGAGTTTTTGTACAGTAATAGCAGATTAATATTTATAGTATGTTAActttcgtttgttttttttttttatatagggAGATCTTTTGGCCTGCTCAGATAGCTTGAAACCTCAATTTGGCCATAAGTCATCCCTACAAGTGCTACAAACAAacaggactttttaaaaaaaacatgaggaaaaCTGTGTTGTTCTCACCGGTCAATGGTTGCCTGATGTACTGGTGTGCTTCCACTCCCGATCCTGACTGCCGTGAACGGTCCAGTTTTTAAAGGAGACGGCAAGGAGCTGACATAGACATTTTTGCTTGTTGGGGAACTGTTCACGGAGAGTAAAGGAGAAAAGGGGAGGCTCTATGTAATCCAAGACCAAACAACCAGTTTCTTAAGTCGTGACATTTTCGTTAAAACTCACTTTGTGTATCCTAGTTGTTTGCAAGCGGTCTCGGTGTGCTGTGTGCTCCAGTCGTCGTTGCAGACGGTCACCCATGTTTTGCCATTGAATACTTGGAGGACACGCTCAGCAGAAATTAGACGCACTGAGAGGGACAGGAGGGGGAACAAAGTTACAATTTCGCTTCAAAATTCTAGTTTTGCTTAAAGgataatatgtgaaaatgtCAGGTGTTTCAGTTGTACCTGGAAATGTGTCGTTTGCTTTGAATTCTGTCGAACAATAAACCTCATCTTCTCCATAAACGCAATCAATGTTCCCATCACAGGATTTAGCGATTGGGATGAACTGTGCTGAGCGTGTGCAGTAGTAGTAATTGCTTTCAATTAGCTTCTTAACTGGAGGGGAGAGGAGAATATGGGTTAGAAATGTGTGACACTAAATCCTGGAAATGATTCTTTACatagaaacatttgttctgctaaAATGCAAAGGAAAGTCTTGTTTAAAATAGCAAACTCGTTTGTATCCTCAGAACATTTGTAACATATAATGTTATCAGGAATTGGGACTTACCAAAATATCCTGCAGTGACCAATATGCCCAAAATCACAACTGCTATCAGAATCCAGATTAATATTTTCCTCCTCTTCAACGCCTTTTCTGTTTGAGGTGTTGAGTTCGTCATGGGTTTTTTGCAAACAACTTGTTGTGGAACTGCTaaagaacaaagtaaaaaaaagtcagaatatcaaagacagaaaaataaaatataatcaataaCAGAGGTCTGAAGGTAACTCCAGTAGTTGACTGTATGCTGAGGATGTCAATCAGACAATGCAGGTGCGTTGGACCGGGgacacatctaaacgttgctGGACACTGACCATTGAGGACTGGAGCTGAAATAGCCTGATCTAGGACTTGTGAAGGAGCCAGAAAAGGACCTGAGTGGGATTCAAGAGTTTTGCCCTgcagtttcaaatgttttagcttCCTGATCCCACATTCGATCTATCACTTTATGTATGCTTATGACCTGGCTGCCCTCTCACCCAGCAGTGCTGGCTTTCAGCAGTTACTGAATATCTGCTCTGATTATGGGTTGAGATTTGATGTGCAGCATAACGCTAAGAAAACTTTTGTACTAGTATGTAGGACTAAAGCAGacaaataactttgttttttttttctcagggcaaaagttaaatgtttgttccaAAACTAAATATCTGGGTCACTACATCACAGACCAGATCTGTGAAGATAATATTTATCGGCAGTGTCGCATGCTGTACGCCCAGGCAAACATTCTGGGGAGGAAATTTCGTATGTGCACTGATGAGGTAAAAATAAGTCTGTTTAAAGCTTACTGTGCATCCTTGTATGCAGCTCCTTTGTGGTGTAAATTTAGAAAAGCTAGCATGCAGAAGCTTTAGGTTGCTTATAATGACTCCCCTAGAAGTCTGCTTAAGAAACCCAGGTTCAGCAGTGCAAGTGAGATGTTTTGTCAGAACATTCCAGGCACTTGTGAGAAATCTGATATACAAGTTTATGTGTCGTTTGTGCAGCTCATTGTACAGTcttattgtaatgttttcacATCCCTCTCTCAGTGTGCTAAGATACCAGTCGGTTCTGTGGAAACATTGGTATGCAAGTCctttgtaagattttattttatttttttatatgtcgTGTTGTTGTGTATCGTACAACAACGACATATTGTTTGTGGACCACAACACGAGTCTGTTGAAGaaagcaatcaatcaatcaatcaatataACCAGAGATGGACTCTTAACTTACTTGGCATCCTCGGATTAAGTGGTATGTCGATATCTGCTGGTTCCTGAATTGATGACTGAGATTTCTGAGGACAGAAGAGAACAGATATCACATGAGCAACAGGCGTCTGTGAAACCAGGGCCAGATTTCAGAGGAAGCGTGGCCCGGTTTCAGTGCCCTACCTGTAAAAGTTCTCTTTAAGCAGACGGTTTAcaacatattaaaaattatagttAAGCCTAAAATTATTCGCACCTCTCTGAGATTCAgacttttaatagtttttaattcAACTTAGACATTTGTTCCTAATAAAGACGCAGGCAACCTGCAAAAAATAAGCCACTATACAAAGggtatcaaaaaaaaaaaaaaaaaatacgtttTAATAAGTGTTTATAACctttttaatggaaaatctTTAATTAGAATTTGTAACAATCAAAATCTTTTTGTGATTGTTGATTAGTTTTTGCATGTTtacattcataaaataaaaatgtagcagTTCATTTGAAAGGAGGTTTTCGATccaaataatataaatattcatgtttgcATCTAGCAAAACAGCAGTCAGTGAAATGTACGAAATACGTGAAGCCTGACCTTTATTACCACCACGTTGCTTGGTTGTTATAATTTTCAAATAGTTggttatttacataaaataccCCTGCTGAAGTCTATCCTTGGATACAAAGCATGAGGTTTAACTTAGGAGAAATTATACAATAAGAAAAGAGGCCTGAAAGCCTATAGTCAAAAACTGTGAAGAATGGAAAAGGATCAAAACAGCTATGGTGTGATTATAGGTGCAGAACCAGAACGCTGCACGACAcatggaactttttttttttgcacaaatatgaGTTGTCAAATTACCACAGtgttattttctggttttctatTAGATGCAATCACATCAGTCCAACCCCACACTCAAAAGAACACAGCAGGATCTGCAGTGCATGTGCCGCAAATGATCAGGTGTGAAAAATTGAAATCACCAAGGAACTGCTTGGACGGATGCAATACTTGGTTGGCTTGGATCAAAACGTCAAGCCGACTCTGCCTGCAGATATTTGAGCAGTCGAAAAAGACGCTTACTTCCAACACCTGTTCGGTCTTAGTTGCTGGGATA
It includes:
- the LOC102227268 gene encoding transmembrane protease serine 4-like isoform X1, yielding MGKSQSSIQEPADIDIPLNPRMPTVPQQVVCKKPMTNSTPQTEKALKRRKILIWILIAVVILGILVTAGYFVKKLIESNYYYCTRSAQFIPIAKSCDGNIDCVYGEDEVYCSTEFKANDTFPVRLISAERVLQVFNGKTWVTVCNDDWSTQHTETACKQLGYTNSPTSKNVYVSSLPSPLKTGPFTAVRIGSGSTPVHQATIDRSVCRTGSVVSLTCSDCGVGGNLERIVGGVDAHIEEYPWQVSLQNGGHRCGGSLVSSRWIVTAAHCFSSNKELSRWTVMSGETYLTTLGGSSVDKIIIHDQYDEASSDYDLAMMRLSSPISVGDKRKPVCLPPKDLLLPDKAPVVVSGWGLLRENGKISTTLQKANIEMIDRNTCSSIYATMLSQRMVCAGNLKGGVDSCQGDSGGPLVYLSASQWYLVGVVSWGDGCARENRPGVYSNVDNMLNWIYAVIEKNP
- the LOC102227268 gene encoding transmembrane protease serine 4-like isoform X2, whose protein sequence is MGKSQSSIQEPADIDIPLNPRMPIPQQVVCKKPMTNSTPQTEKALKRRKILIWILIAVVILGILVTAGYFVKKLIESNYYYCTRSAQFIPIAKSCDGNIDCVYGEDEVYCSTEFKANDTFPVRLISAERVLQVFNGKTWVTVCNDDWSTQHTETACKQLGYTNSPTSKNVYVSSLPSPLKTGPFTAVRIGSGSTPVHQATIDRSVCRTGSVVSLTCSDCGVGGNLERIVGGVDAHIEEYPWQVSLQNGGHRCGGSLVSSRWIVTAAHCFSSNKELSRWTVMSGETYLTTLGGSSVDKIIIHDQYDEASSDYDLAMMRLSSPISVGDKRKPVCLPPKDLLLPDKAPVVVSGWGLLRENGKISTTLQKANIEMIDRNTCSSIYATMLSQRMVCAGNLKGGVDSCQGDSGGPLVYLSASQWYLVGVVSWGDGCARENRPGVYSNVDNMLNWIYAVIEKNP